In the Alistipes provencensis genome, GGTATCCGGACAAGCCCGGAGCTCCGCGCCACGGCGACTACAAGAGTTTCTACGACGCCAAGCCGAAGCAGAAATAACGTCCGAAAGTCCGGCCTACTGGTCGGACTTTTTGTCCGGAGCATACTCCTGCAGGACGTAAGTCGTGAAGATCGGGAAGAACATCATGCCCAGCGACGGCAGCATCACGCAGAAGACCTTGCCGATGGCCGTGACGGGGAAAATCTCGGCGCCGACGGTCGTGACGTTCATCCACGCCCACCAGAGTGCATTGCCGAAGCCGTGGAGCTTGGGGTTGACGAGCACCTCGTAGTCGTAGAAAACCAATCCCGAAATATAGGTGAAGACCACCACGGTGAAGATATAGGCGAAGAACACCCGCCGCATCTTGTTGCCGCGGACCAGCCACCGCACGATGATGACCATGGCCAGAAAAGCCCGCAGCAGCGGAACGAGGCCCACGAGGATGGCCCAGTCGTGGGTCATCCGCAGGCCGCTCCATGCGAAGATGTTCAGGTAGGGAATCGACAGGAGCAGGAACAGCAGATTACGCCAAAAAAAACGGCGACGACGTTCGGCAGCAGCCCAGCGAACGAAAAAATCGCACAGGAAGACGAGGCAGACGATGAACTGGATAATCAGGTAGGTGCCCGACATGTGGACGTGGTCGCCGGCGATGATCTCCCACGAAATGGCTGCCAGAAGCACCAAGCCTGCGGCGACTTTGACGGCGCCGAGCGTATTGGCAAGGTCGGCGCGGGCGGTATCGGTAAGGGACATATGTTTGCAATTTTCATGCAGTGGCTTCAAAATCAATGCCACAGTCACCCACGGTGAATTTTTCCGATGATTTTTTGCCAAAGATTTTGCACGATTGAAAATTTCTATTACCTTTGCACTCGCTTTCAGCAATGGCGGGTTAGCTCAGCTGGTTAGAGCGCATGATTCATAATCATGAGGTCCCGAGTTCAAGTCTCGGACCCGCTACGAAAAGAGGTCGATATCGGAAGATATCGGCCCTTTTTGCGTTTACGGGCGTAAGGAAATGCAAAAAACAGCATTACTTTTTCGGTTAAGTTAAGCCTTTTTGCTATATTTGCAAAAACCAATAACTGCTCCCGGCTTATGATCCGTATCCGTCTTTCCCTCGTCATGGGAATCTTCGCCGCCGCTCCGGCCATGCTGTCCGTCACACCCGCTACCGCACAGAGCACCCCGAAAAACCTGCAACTCCGAATCCCCGCCGACCGCAACTGGATATTCGACGCGGAGCATCCGGCACGGTTCGCACTGGAGCTGAACTCTCCGAAACCGGGGATTGCGGGCGAACTGCAAATCGACATCCGCACCGATTTCGGGGAACCTATAACCTCCCGCAAGGCGGTATACGCCTTTACGGTAGATTCGGCGACCGTAAAGGGCGGATTCCGCAGTCGCGCAAATGCGGAGATAGGCGTTCTCAGTCCCGGATTCTATCAGGCGTATTTCATCGCCGGGGCGGACACCCTGCGGCATATCTTCTTCGGGTATGAGCCCGAACGCATCGTATCGGAGCCGGACGGCAAGGCAGATCTGAAAAAGTTCTGGCGCAAGACCCTCGCGGAGCTGAAAGGCGTGGCGCCCGATTACCGGATGACCCCGCTGGCAGACGCCTCGACACCCGAACGCGCGGTTTACGAGGTGCAGATGCAGTCGCTCGAAGGCGAGACCCTGCGCGGCTACTGGGCCGTGCCGGAGGACGGCAGAAAACACCCTGCCGTGATAGTGTATCAGGGTTACGGCGCCACGACATGGATTCCGAAACCGACGGACTACCCCGGTTGGTGCGTGCTGGTCATTCCGCCCCGCGGGCAGGGGCTCAACAAGACTTGGAACCGCTTCGGGGAGTGGATATCCTACGGACTGGACTCCCCGTGGCACTACTACTACCGGGGCGCCTTCGCCGACACGGTCCGCAGCATCGACTTCATCTTCGCGCAGTCCGGGTTCGACGGCCGGAACCTCTTCGCAACGGGCATCTCGCAGGGCGGAGGGCTCACGCTGGTGGCCGCGTCGCTCGACAGGCGCGTCAGAGCCGCAGCGCCCATCGTTCCCTTTCTGGGCGACTTCCCCGACTATTTCCGGCTGGTGCCCTGGCCGGCCTCGCTGGTGTTCGAAGGGGCTGAAAAGCAACATCTCACCCGGGAGGCGGTTTTCAATCTGCTGAGTTATTTCGACCTGAAAAATCTCTGCCGGCGGATCGAATGTCCGGTACTGATGGGATTCGGGCTGCAGGATGTCATCACCCCGCCGCACACCAATTTCGCCGCCTACAACCCCATCCGCGCACCGAAAAGGTGGATTTGCTATCCGGAATCGGGCCATCATGCGGCGTATGACAACATGGATATATGGATTGCCGAGAGCACGCGTTTTTTCCGCACGCACATGAAAACATCGAACCGGTGATTTACGACAAAAAAGTGTATATTTGCAGTAAACACCACCTCAAAGATGAAAACGATCGGAAAATTTTGCTTGGGCGCGGCCGCAGGGCTTGTGCTGGCGGGATGCTCGCAGGGATTCAGCGCAGCCGAACGGGAAACGATCCGCTCCGGCGGGGAGGGCATCATGCGCGTGCTGACGGTCAATGACCGCAGCGACTCGCTGGTGCTCCGCCGCAAATCGGCCCCGATGACCGAGGGCATGGAGCGTGCGGACGACTACGAAACGCTCCGCCGCCGGATGCTCGCCACGGTGCAGGACCCGGAAAACACCGGCGTGGGGATAGCCGCCCCGCAGGTGGGGATTCTGCGGCGGATGATCGCCGTACAGCGGTTCGACAAGCCGGGAGAGCCGTTCGAGATTTATCTGAATCCGGAGATCGTCCAATACTCCGCGGAAACGGCTCCGGGACGCGAGGGATGCCTCTCGATCCCCGGATGCTACGGCATAGTGAAACGCGCGCAGGGAATCACGCTGCGCTACCGCGACGAACAGTTCGCCGAGCGGGCGGAGCGCATCAAGGGTTTCACGGCCGTCATCTTCCAGCACGAGGTCGACCACCTCGACGGCATCCTCTACACCGACCGGATGGAGGGAGAACTCCGGCGCGGGGAATAGCGTCGGTTCAGACCAGTTCGCGGAGGTGCTTGAGGTTGCTCTTGGCCGTAGCGACGACCTCGTCGGTGCGGCCCGAGAGGATCAGTTTGGTCATGGCCAGCGCAAACCCCTTCATCTGCTCGAACTCCACCTTCGGAGGCATGGCAAGCGCATTGGGATCGGTCTGGACGCTCACGAGGACCGGACCCGGGGTGTCGAACGCTTTCAGCAGCGTGGCCTCCGCCTGCGCAGGGTCGTCGACCGAGAATCCCGTGATGCCCATGGCCCGGGCAATGGCCTCGAAATCGGGGTTGCACATATCGGTCTGACAGTCGGGAAGCCCCGCCACCTCCATTTCGAGTTTCACCATGCCCAGCGAACGGTTGTTGAAGACCACGATCTTCACCGGCAGCCGGTATTCCACGATCGTCGCCAGATCGCCCAGCAGCATCGAAAGACCTCCGTCGCCGCACAGCGCCACGACCTCCTGCCCGGGGCGTGCCAAAGCCGCGCCGATGGCCATCGGAAGGGCGTTGGCCATCGAGCCGTGGTTAAACGACCCGAGCATCCGGCGGCGTCCCGTGGCATGGAGATAGCGGGCGCCCCAGACACAGCACATGCCCGTATCGACCGTGAAGATCGCGTCGTCGGAAGCCAGCCTATCGATCAGCGTCGCCACATATTCGGGTGCAAGATTGCCCATGCTTCCCGGCTTCGAAGCCACGACGGCCATGTCGTCGCACAGTTCCCGGTAGATTTTCAACTGCCGGTCGAGGAACGACCGGTCGGTATGTTCCTTCAACATCGGAAGCAACGCCTGCAGGGTATCCTTGACATCCCCGGCCAGTCCCAGTTCAACGCGGGCCCGGCGGCCGATGCGCTCGGGGCGGATGTCCACCTGCACGATGCGGCACTCCTGCGGCAGGAACGAGTCGTAGGGGAAATCAGTGCCCAGCAGGATCAGCAGATCCGATTCGTGCATGCTGCCGTAGGCCGACGGAAGCCCCAGCAGGCCCGTCATGCCGATCTCGAACGGATTGTCGTACTGCACCTCCATTTTGGATTTGAAACTGTAGGCCACGGGGGCTTTCAGCAGGCCGGCCAGTTGCACCACCTCGTCGTGGGCCTCGCGGGCGCCGATGCCGCAGAAGAGCGTGATACGCTCGGCCGAGGCGATCATATCGGCCAACTGGCGAAGCTCGCCGTCCTGCGGGCGGAAAATGCTGTGCGACGGCAGCGGACCCGGAGCCCCGGGGCTCTCGGCACAGGGGCATGCGGCCACGTCGCCCGGAAGCCCTATCACGGCCACCTCGCGTTTGTGAAGGGCATGCTGCAAAGCCGCGGGCAGCATCCGCGCGAACTGCACGGGCGTAACGGCCATCTGGTTGTAACCGCTGCAATCGTCGAAAAGGCGGATCGGGCTGGTCTCCTGAAAATAGCCCGTGCCGAACTGGTCCGAAGGACAGGTCGAGGCGATGGCCAGCACGGAGCAGTTGCTCCGGTGGGCGTCGTAAAGCCCGTTGATGAGGTGGACGTGTCCCGGGCCGCTGCTGCCCGCGCAACAGGCGAGTCCGTTGAGTTGGGCTTCGGCGGCGGCCGCAAAGGCCCCGCTCTCCTCGTGGCGCATGTGTATCCACCGGACGGTCCCGGCACGGCGCACGGCGTCGTTGACTTCGTTCAGGCTGTCGCCCGTAACCGCATAGATGTGGCGGATACCCGCGCCGCAGATCGTTTCGACCAGTTGGTCGGCTACTTTCTTTCCCATAATATTTGGATTTTCAACTATTTGCATCACTCCCGGAAATGTCCAAGATCAATACCAAAGTTACCGAAAAAAAGCTCCGTCCGCAACGCATTCGGGCGCTGCGGACGGAAAAGTACGCGGAAAGAATGTTACTGACTATTCGATCTCCATCAGGACGGCGTCGGTGGCGACGGTCTCGCCCGGAGCGACGAGAATCTGCTTTACCTTGCCGGCGAAATCGGTCGCAATGGCATTCTCCATCTTCATCGCTTCGAGGATCAGGACCTCCTGTCCGGCTTTCACCTCGTCGCCGATCTGCACCTTGATCTCGACCACGCGGCCCGGCAGCGGAGCCGTCACGGTGTTGCCCGTGATCGAGACCTTGGCCGCTTCGACATGCGTCTCCTCGGCCTTGGCGGCGGGTTCGGCTGGTTTCGAAGCCTCGTAAGCCTTCACCTTCATGTCGGTGAGGAACGTCTTGGCCACGAGCGGGAACAGTTCGAGCAGCAGCACCTCCTTCTCGTTGGCCGCAAGCTTCACGCCGCCGGCCTCGGGCAGTTCGGGATTGGGCTGCATCTGGTATTTCGATGTGTCGTAGGGAGTCTCCTCGCGGACGCCGCAAATCTTGAAGCGGAATTCGGGGTCGATCTTCACCGGCGTCTTGCCGTACTCGCCCTTGACCAGTCCCACGAACTGCGACGACTTGTTGGTGTACATCGGACGTCCGGCCTTCTCGTCGAGGGCGCAGTTGACGGCCTGAGCGCCTACGATCTGCGAGGTCGGGGTCACCAGCGGCGGCAGGCCCGCGGCCAGACGCACCGTCGGAATCAGCTCCATGGCGCGGGGCAGAATCTCCTCGGCCTTGAGCTGCTTGAGCTGGGCGACCATGTTCGAATACATGCCACCGGGGATTTCGGCCTTCTGGACCAACTCGTTGGGAGCCGGGAAGCCGAAATAGGCCTCGATCCTGCGGCAGGCGTCGAGCGTGGCATCCTCGTCGTCACGCTGGGCGGCGGCGATGGCCTTGTCGAACAGCGCGTCGATCTCGTCGGGCAGCGTGTCGGTCAGCGGGTTGAACGCCTTGGGTTCGGGTTTGTCGGCGCCGAACACCGACTGGTTGAGCTCCTTGCGGATGTCGCGCAGTTGGGTGTTGATCTTGGCGACGGCCTCCATGTTGACGCCCGTTTCGATACCCAGTTTCTTGCAGAAAACGTGGATCAGCTCGATGGCCGGGGCACCGGTGCCTTCGGCGAAATACCAGCAGTTGGTATCCACAACGTCCACCCCGGCGATGATGGCCGAGAGCACCGAAGCCAGTCCGTAGCCCGGGGTGCAGTGGGTATGGAAATCGACGGGGATCGACAGGTTCTTCTTGAACAGCCGCACGAGCGTGGCGACGCGGCGCGGCGGGATCAGTCCCGACATATCCTTAATGGTGATCATGTCGGCGCCCAGCGCGGCCATCTGCTTGGCCTTGTCGAGGAAATAAGCGTCGGTGAAGACCGGCTTGGGGTTCGACTTGCCCGTCAGCTTGGCCCAGAAGCCCGGCTCGGGATATTTCGGATCGACGGTGTAGCAGACCGCACAGTCGGCGATGCCGCCGTACTGCTTGACGTATTTCACGGTCGACTTCACGTTGTCGACATCGTTCAGGGCGTCGAAGATGCGCATGATCCCCAGTCCGCTCTGGATCGAATTGCGGCAGAAGCCGTCGATGATCTCATCCGTATAGGGCGCATAGCCGAACAGGTTGCGGCCGCGCGAAAGCGCCGTGAGTTTCGAGACACTGCCCACTGC is a window encoding:
- a CDS encoding potassium channel family protein translates to MSLTDTARADLANTLGAVKVAAGLVLLAAISWEIIAGDHVHMSGTYLIIQFIVCLVFLCDFFVRWAAAERRRRFFWRNLLFLLLSIPYLNIFAWSGLRMTHDWAILVGLVPLLRAFLAMVIIVRWLVRGNKMRRVFFAYIFTVVVFTYISGLVFYDYEVLVNPKLHGFGNALWWAWMNVTTVGAEIFPVTAIGKVFCVMLPSLGMMFFPIFTTYVLQEYAPDKKSDQ
- a CDS encoding biotin/lipoyl-containing protein — protein: MARNLKIRDLTLRDGQQSSFATRMNQEQIDRCLPFYKDANFYAMEVWGGAVPDSVMRYLNENPWTRLETIYKAVGSVSKLTALSRGRNLFGYAPYTDEIIDGFCRNSIQSGLGIMRIFDALNDVDNVKSTVKYVKQYGGIADCAVCYTVDPKYPEPGFWAKLTGKSNPKPVFTDAYFLDKAKQMAALGADMITIKDMSGLIPPRRVATLVRLFKKNLSIPVDFHTHCTPGYGLASVLSAIIAGVDVVDTNCWYFAEGTGAPAIELIHVFCKKLGIETGVNMEAVAKINTQLRDIRKELNQSVFGADKPEPKAFNPLTDTLPDEIDALFDKAIAAAQRDDEDATLDACRRIEAYFGFPAPNELVQKAEIPGGMYSNMVAQLKQLKAEEILPRAMELIPTVRLAAGLPPLVTPTSQIVGAQAVNCALDEKAGRPMYTNKSSQFVGLVKGEYGKTPVKIDPEFRFKICGVREETPYDTSKYQMQPNPELPEAGGVKLAANEKEVLLLELFPLVAKTFLTDMKVKAYEASKPAEPAAKAEETHVEAAKVSITGNTVTAPLPGRVVEIKVQIGDEVKAGQEVLILEAMKMENAIATDFAGKVKQILVAPGETVATDAVLMEIE
- the def gene encoding peptide deformylase is translated as MKTIGKFCLGAAAGLVLAGCSQGFSAAERETIRSGGEGIMRVLTVNDRSDSLVLRRKSAPMTEGMERADDYETLRRRMLATVQDPENTGVGIAAPQVGILRRMIAVQRFDKPGEPFEIYLNPEIVQYSAETAPGREGCLSIPGCYGIVKRAQGITLRYRDEQFAERAERIKGFTAVIFQHEVDHLDGILYTDRMEGELRRGE
- a CDS encoding acetylxylan esterase, whose amino-acid sequence is MIRIRLSLVMGIFAAAPAMLSVTPATAQSTPKNLQLRIPADRNWIFDAEHPARFALELNSPKPGIAGELQIDIRTDFGEPITSRKAVYAFTVDSATVKGGFRSRANAEIGVLSPGFYQAYFIAGADTLRHIFFGYEPERIVSEPDGKADLKKFWRKTLAELKGVAPDYRMTPLADASTPERAVYEVQMQSLEGETLRGYWAVPEDGRKHPAVIVYQGYGATTWIPKPTDYPGWCVLVIPPRGQGLNKTWNRFGEWISYGLDSPWHYYYRGAFADTVRSIDFIFAQSGFDGRNLFATGISQGGGLTLVAASLDRRVRAAAPIVPFLGDFPDYFRLVPWPASLVFEGAEKQHLTREAVFNLLSYFDLKNLCRRIECPVLMGFGLQDVITPPHTNFAAYNPIRAPKRWICYPESGHHAAYDNMDIWIAESTRFFRTHMKTSNR
- a CDS encoding thiamine pyrophosphate-dependent enzyme, giving the protein MGKKVADQLVETICGAGIRHIYAVTGDSLNEVNDAVRRAGTVRWIHMRHEESGAFAAAAEAQLNGLACCAGSSGPGHVHLINGLYDAHRSNCSVLAIASTCPSDQFGTGYFQETSPIRLFDDCSGYNQMAVTPVQFARMLPAALQHALHKREVAVIGLPGDVAACPCAESPGAPGPLPSHSIFRPQDGELRQLADMIASAERITLFCGIGAREAHDEVVQLAGLLKAPVAYSFKSKMEVQYDNPFEIGMTGLLGLPSAYGSMHESDLLILLGTDFPYDSFLPQECRIVQVDIRPERIGRRARVELGLAGDVKDTLQALLPMLKEHTDRSFLDRQLKIYRELCDDMAVVASKPGSMGNLAPEYVATLIDRLASDDAIFTVDTGMCCVWGARYLHATGRRRMLGSFNHGSMANALPMAIGAALARPGQEVVALCGDGGLSMLLGDLATIVEYRLPVKIVVFNNRSLGMVKLEMEVAGLPDCQTDMCNPDFEAIARAMGITGFSVDDPAQAEATLLKAFDTPGPVLVSVQTDPNALAMPPKVEFEQMKGFALAMTKLILSGRTDEVVATAKSNLKHLRELV